Proteins co-encoded in one Streptomyces sp. NBC_01283 genomic window:
- a CDS encoding DNA translocase FtsK, with protein sequence MASRPSAAKKTPAKKAAAPTKAPAKKAVAKKPPAKKAPAKKAPAKKAAAKKPVPKPAPSPTGGVYRLARALWLGLAHSVGALFRGIGRGAKGLDPAHRKDGLALLLLGIALIVAAGTWSNLRGPVGDLVEMLVTGAFGRLDLLLPILLAVIGVRLIRHPEKPEANGRIVIGLSALVVGVLGQVHIACGSPARADGMAAIRDAGGLIGWATSTPLIFTMGEVLAVPLLVLLTVFGLLVVTATPVNAIPQRLRLLGIRLGIVQAEPEDLQGDYGDDERYEEQWREALPARARRRAEAPEAYAPDQAEEEALTRRRRPRRASQPSLDRPMDAVDVAAAAAAALDGAVLHGMPPSPLVADLTQSVSGERHEKPEKPSATPEQPAESSAPVPTARATDSPPPGVRRKKPGESDDSGVPDLTKSAPEKSRDLPPRAEQLQLAGDITYSLPSLDLLERGGPGKTRSAANDAVVASLSNVFTEFKVDADVTGFTRGPTVTRYEIELGPAVKVEKITALAKNIAYAVASPDVRIISPIPGKSAVGIEIPNTDREMVNVGDVLRLADAAEDDHPMLVALGKDVEGGYVMANMAKMPHILVAGATGSGKSSCINCLITSIMMRATPEDVRMVLVDPKRVELTAYEGIPHLITPIITNPKRAAEALQWVVREMDLRYDDLAAFGYRHIDDFNQAVRDGKLKTPEGSERELSPYPYLLVIVDELADLMMVAPRDVEDSIVRITQLARAAGIHLVLATQRPSVDVVTGLIKANVPSRLAFATSSLADSRVILDQPGAEKLIGKGDGLFLPMGANKPTRMQGAFVTEDEIHAVVQHCKDQMAPVFREDVTVGSKPKKEIDEDIGDDLDLLCQAAELVVSTQFGSTSMLQRKLRVGFAKAGRLMDLMESRGIVGPSEGSKARDVLVKPDELDGVLAVIRGEAHP encoded by the coding sequence ATGGCCTCACGTCCGTCCGCAGCCAAGAAGACGCCCGCGAAGAAGGCGGCCGCGCCCACAAAGGCTCCGGCGAAGAAGGCCGTCGCCAAGAAGCCGCCGGCCAAGAAGGCCCCGGCGAAGAAGGCGCCCGCCAAGAAAGCCGCGGCGAAGAAGCCCGTACCCAAGCCGGCGCCCAGTCCCACGGGCGGTGTGTACCGCCTGGCGCGCGCCCTCTGGCTCGGTCTCGCGCACAGCGTGGGCGCGCTGTTCCGCGGCATAGGGCGAGGCGCCAAGGGACTCGATCCGGCGCACCGCAAGGACGGCCTCGCGCTGCTGCTGCTCGGCATCGCGCTGATCGTCGCCGCGGGCACGTGGTCGAATCTGCGCGGTCCCGTGGGCGATCTCGTCGAGATGCTGGTGACCGGTGCCTTCGGCCGCCTCGATCTGCTTCTTCCGATACTGCTCGCGGTCATCGGTGTGCGCCTCATCCGGCACCCCGAGAAGCCCGAGGCGAACGGCCGCATCGTGATCGGCCTGTCCGCCCTCGTGGTCGGTGTGCTCGGCCAGGTGCACATCGCCTGCGGCTCGCCCGCCCGCGCGGACGGCATGGCGGCCATAAGGGACGCGGGCGGCCTCATCGGCTGGGCCACGTCCACCCCGCTGATCTTCACCATGGGCGAGGTCCTCGCCGTACCGCTGCTCGTCCTGCTGACCGTTTTCGGGCTGCTCGTGGTCACGGCGACGCCCGTCAACGCCATCCCGCAGCGGCTGCGGCTGCTCGGCATCAGGCTCGGCATCGTCCAGGCGGAACCCGAAGACCTGCAGGGCGACTACGGGGACGACGAGCGGTACGAGGAGCAGTGGCGCGAGGCCCTGCCCGCCCGCGCACGCAGGCGCGCAGAGGCCCCTGAGGCGTACGCCCCGGACCAGGCGGAGGAAGAGGCGCTCACCCGCCGCCGCAGGCCCCGCAGGGCGTCACAGCCCTCTCTGGACCGTCCCATGGACGCGGTGGACGTGGCGGCCGCCGCTGCCGCCGCCCTGGACGGCGCCGTCCTGCACGGCATGCCGCCGTCGCCGCTGGTCGCCGACCTCACGCAGAGCGTCTCCGGGGAGCGCCACGAGAAGCCCGAGAAGCCGTCGGCGACACCCGAACAGCCTGCCGAGAGCTCCGCGCCGGTGCCCACCGCGCGCGCCACGGACAGCCCGCCGCCCGGCGTGCGGCGCAAGAAGCCCGGCGAGTCGGACGACTCCGGAGTACCGGACCTGACGAAATCCGCCCCGGAGAAGTCGCGGGACCTCCCGCCGCGCGCCGAGCAGCTGCAGCTCGCCGGGGACATCACGTACTCGCTGCCCTCTCTCGACCTGCTCGAACGCGGCGGTCCCGGCAAGACGCGCAGCGCGGCCAACGACGCGGTCGTCGCCTCGCTCAGCAATGTGTTCACGGAGTTCAAGGTCGACGCGGACGTCACCGGCTTCACGCGGGGCCCGACGGTCACGCGGTACGAGATCGAGCTCGGCCCGGCCGTGAAGGTCGAGAAGATCACGGCTCTGGCCAAGAACATCGCGTACGCGGTGGCCAGCCCCGATGTCCGCATCATCAGCCCCATCCCCGGCAAGTCCGCCGTCGGCATCGAGATCCCGAACACCGACCGCGAGATGGTCAACGTGGGCGACGTGCTCCGTCTGGCGGACGCGGCCGAGGACGATCACCCGATGCTGGTGGCGCTCGGCAAGGACGTCGAGGGCGGCTACGTCATGGCCAACATGGCGAAGATGCCGCACATCCTGGTCGCCGGAGCCACCGGCTCCGGCAAGTCCTCGTGCATCAACTGTCTGATCACGTCGATCATGATGCGGGCGACCCCCGAGGACGTACGCATGGTCCTCGTCGACCCCAAGCGCGTCGAGCTCACCGCGTACGAGGGCATCCCGCACCTGATCACACCCATCATCACCAACCCCAAGCGGGCCGCCGAGGCGCTCCAGTGGGTCGTGCGCGAGATGGACCTGCGCTACGACGACCTGGCGGCGTTCGGCTACCGGCACATCGACGACTTCAACCAGGCCGTCCGTGACGGCAAGCTCAAGACGCCCGAGGGCAGCGAGCGCGAGCTCAGCCCGTACCCGTATCTGCTGGTGATCGTCGACGAGCTCGCCGACCTCATGATGGTCGCCCCGCGCGATGTCGAGGACTCGATCGTGCGCATCACGCAGCTCGCGCGTGCGGCGGGCATCCACCTGGTGCTCGCCACGCAGCGGCCGTCCGTGGACGTCGTGACCGGTCTGATCAAGGCGAACGTGCCCTCGCGGCTCGCCTTCGCGACGTCGTCGCTCGCCGACAGCCGCGTCATCCTCGACCAGCCGGGCGCCGAGAAGCTGATCGGCAAGGGTGACGGGCTCTTCCTCCCGATGGGCGCGAACAAGCCCACCCGAATGCAGGGCGCCTTTGTCACCGAGGACGAGATCCACGCGGTGGTCCAGCACTGCAAGGACCAGATGGCGCCCGTCTTCCGGGAAGACGTCACCGTGGGCAGCAAGCCGAAGAAGGAGATCGACGAGGACATCGGCGACGATCTCGATCTGCTCTGCCAGGCCGCTGAGCTGGTGGTTTCCACTCAATTCGGGTCCACGTCAATGCTTCAGCGCAAGCTGCGCGTCGGTTTCGCGAAGGCCGGACGGCTCATGGACCTCATGGAGTCGCGCGGCATCGTGGGGCCCAGCGAAGGCTCAAAGGCTCGTGACGTTCTTGTGAAACCCGATGAGCTGGATGGCGTGCTGGCAGTGATCCGCGGGGAGGCTCACCCATAA
- a CDS encoding two-component system response regulator, whose product MVQKAKILLVDDRPENLLALEAILSALDQTLVRASSGEEALKALLTDDFAVILLDVQMPGMDGFETAAHIKRRERTRDIPIIFLTAINHGPHHTFRGYAAGAVDYISKPFDPWVLRAKVSVFVELYMKNCQLREQAALLRLQLEGGGKSAAGDAKEPAGLLAELSARLAAVEEQAEALSKQLDDDSADAAAVATAAHLERKLTGLRRALDALEPGTGSGAPSVSSQS is encoded by the coding sequence ATGGTGCAGAAGGCCAAGATCCTCCTGGTCGATGACCGGCCGGAGAATCTGCTGGCGCTGGAGGCCATCCTCTCTGCGCTCGATCAGACCCTGGTACGGGCATCGTCCGGGGAGGAAGCGCTCAAAGCACTACTCACGGACGACTTCGCGGTCATTCTGCTGGATGTCCAGATGCCAGGCATGGACGGTTTCGAGACCGCCGCGCACATCAAGCGGCGGGAACGGACCCGGGACATCCCGATCATCTTCCTCACCGCCATCAACCACGGCCCGCATCACACGTTCCGCGGTTACGCGGCCGGTGCGGTGGACTACATCTCCAAGCCGTTCGATCCGTGGGTGCTGCGCGCGAAGGTCTCGGTGTTCGTCGAGCTGTACATGAAGAACTGCCAACTGCGGGAGCAGGCAGCCCTGCTGCGTCTCCAGCTGGAAGGCGGCGGCAAGTCCGCGGCGGGTGACGCCAAGGAGCCCGCAGGGCTTCTGGCCGAGCTCTCCGCCCGCCTCGCGGCGGTCGAGGAACAGGCGGAAGCGCTCTCGAAGCAGCTGGACGACGACTCGGCGGATGCCGCCGCGGTCGCCACCGCTGCCCATCTCGAACGCAAACTCACCGGCTTGCGGCGGGCTCTTGACGCCCTGGAGCCGGGCACCGGAAGCGGTGCGCCTTCGGTGTCCTCGCAGAGTTGA